attattAACATAATCATCACCCTCATACTATCCCAGATGTGATCAATGAAtatctgtcttctgctgaacacaaacaatgatttttagaagaatttctcagttatgtatttccctatctgtcactcactcgatgtggtgttgatgtagtgacactaggggtagctCGTGGgagcccaaaacacctcagatctttgagaaaaggccaatgagaattggcgagtggaatttgcatgccactccgcTGGACTTATGGGTacaaaaggagctggctcgcaaccattcattcagattttttcgaGCGGTTGATTCAGCAGACAGCTGTATTtctctgccggtccattcactTCGAAAGAAGCtaattgctgttggatatatagcgtatttcagtggctttctctcattctGCAGCGGTTGCTGCAGAGTACGCCACTTGGTGCTTCGACAAattaaaagagtatatatattcctgaagaaagagtatatttcctctaaatgAGCAATCACATTGACATGAACATCTTtctaaagacacatctttttaaagatgcccttctgtcttAGTGTAGTTTCTgggtgcggtcgttatctctccacctctgacgaCCACAatcgctgcctcatgtgtctgggctgtAATCACGTTAAGGAAGCGTTCATGGATGGTtgtattggatggatggatggttgaccatggcaatgttgtggttgcggctttctttcttccggggtaaagccacttcagccatccCTCATGCCGgaccttctacctatgggtacgagGCTGGCCCGGTTGgggctggaggcgatttgggggctcAAATGGGTTTGCTTCCGTCATGTAATCCCCCACAGACCgctcattccccagcacgcttgttcaTTCCGGTCcagttctgtcactcactcgatgtgttgttgatgtagtgacactaggggtagctcttgggagcccaaaacacctcagatctttgagaaaaggccaatgagaattggcgagttgaatttacATAGTCGTTAAACTGTCATTTTGTgaatttgaaattattatttgcCATTTTTGCTTTGCTCCCAGGTGCTGCAGTATGCACTAAAttctaaaatatctaaaaatatttcaggtgttttttgtttttttttccattctctaaacaaaacatgtttttcttgggaatattgttttattttgttatcgaTGTAAAGGTTTTTTCATttcttcttaatatcattttcCATCCTGTTAATCTTCTATAATATCCCCTTTACTAACCAACGGCATTTTGCTTAATGATAACATCATCCTTCTTTTTTCTGgaaaaataacagtacacacatcAGTAAGGATGTGAAGTTTTGTGGTGTCAGCTAATTGGTTTGTCTCCATAAAACATTCCATTCTGTTTATACATTTACAgagtatgagtatttctgtaataaaatcagtattgtttaaatcatcatttgaaatgataaaacTTTGGGTATTTCTTTTTATTAACACTGCAGTAATTTACATAGTCAGGCCAAAGTTCTCACAATTCAACTGGCAAAGGGTTTTCTATTTAAACGATATCAAAGTGACTCTTTGATTGCAGCTTTATTGGTgtgttatttttcttattatttaactGTTAGAGTGATTAAGCATAGTAGTAAGCACACCATGGCTTTGGTTCTTCAGTGAACTTTATTTCTGTGCTGCATATCTGGTTGCTGATTGGACTTTTGCTGCTCCTAAAGAATGAGAAAATCATCAACGATCAATCACCAGTGCCGCTTAGAAAATTtgtgtctatttattttttatcctaaTCATTAAAGTGATCAAGGTACAACAATCATTTTAAGTAGGATGAAGCCCAAGGATTGATAAATCTTCAGTAATCATGATAAAAATCTCTGAATGTGTGCATGAAGgtgtaatattatatttacatgtgAGTAAATACTTTGGTGTAATCATCTCAGTTTTCTGAGTGgacaatgtaattataataacatttaaacattttgaaaatacagtgaatgaaagaaaaaaaaattctgcaagcAAGTCCATGGCTTCTGGACAGAGAAAgacatgtatgtgtgcatgtaactCACAGCACTTGTAGAGTTTGTTGAGTCTGATGATGTCATTTTGGCTCATCTGAGAAGCCGTGCCTAACTCAACATTGCTGTTGGGGATGGGAACCATAGTGGTGAGGCTGTTCTTGGAGAAGGCATATCTGATAAAGCAATGGGCACCGAAGCATTTAGACTGCAATCTGGTTGACCTTACACAAGGATTAACATTATCTCCCCTTAAGCCAGTGTGAGCTCACTCACCTCTCATACTGCATCACAGAGTTGTAGTCACAAGGAGTTCCCTGGTTAAGGGTGTTGATTTGGTTGAAGTTGTACTTCATGTCTGATGAGCAAACAAAATATTTACTGGTCCTGTTCTATTTTGCATACTAAAACAGCTAACTTAAGTTTAAATTGCGACACTATATACAAGTATCATATTAATGCTGCGGGTTTGCTCATGGTTGAAGCCAAGAGCATGGAGCAACTCATGCTGCACAGTGCTGTGGTAAAGGCAGCCATTACGAGCCAGAGACACAGTCTGAACATAACCCTGACGACCAACATCTgtaaggcaaataaaaaaatgtaatgtctgGCACGCTGATAATTAGCCTCATCTGAGAATCtagttttaattgtattatacatTAAATCTAATACTCATTCTGATTGGAATTCTGCTTCTACCTCTGATTCTATAGAAAACTATGTTGTTCCTTGAGGCATTTGTCTTCAAAATGAAAATTAGAGTACCAAATGCTGTCCAGAGAGTTTACAATCCTATATAAGATGAATGTATAAGAAAAACTGTTTTTGGTTTGAGGTAATTGAACATTTCAGTTTTTGAATTGCTGTCCAGAGAGTTTACAACTCTTTTGTAAACTAAATGTttatggaaaatgtaaaaaaaaacaaatccatatCATAAAATTCAGTCATGATGTTAATTTAAAGAATGAAATGCTAACTAGAGGGACTATAAAGCCAAAGTAATGTGTATAAACTTAAAAGCccaattaaattataaaagctaTGGATggttaatttgaataaaatatgttataattttcaaaggctttggatttttttttattttaactgaccACATCCTTTTGCCAAGTATCTTATCAGTGCTGTATAAAACCCTTGGTCCTTCAGAGATCTAATGTACATTAGGTTCTTTGTGGAACTGCAAAAGGTTCTCCTATGGGATCACTCTTAAGAACCTTACTATGGTACCTTAAAGCTCCATAGTACTAAGGGTTTTTTTTAGAAAACTTGCAATATCATGGTTCCTTGTGGAACTGAAACAGGTTCTTTGTGGAACTGAAAAGGGGTTCCTTGTGGCACCACTGTGAAGAACCATTTCTGGGTTCTTTAAAGCACCAGTATATAGATGGTTCTCGAAAGAGCTTTACATTAAGGGTTCTTTGTAGATCTTAAAAgggttctcctatggcatcacTCTGAAGAACCCTTATTGGTTCTaattggaacctttatttttaagagtgtaatTGAGATCATGATGATTGTGGCTTGCTTATATTCCCACAATGCAGACCTTCATTCAGACTCTGTATAATCTTTCTTTTGTCTTGATTTTAATTCAATGAGATGCTTTTTTCTGATTGTggttgtgatttttgttttgttacatacCCACTGCGGGACTCAATGCTGATGTAGTCTCTCTCATTGGTGCGACGAAAGAAACGGACGCAGGAGCTTGAAGCAAAAGAGTTCAGACCTCACTGGATGATCTCCAGCTCACGAGAGGCTGAGAAGTCAAAGGGCAGAGGTTGTATTTGAAATGTTTACTTAGATTCTTTGACTCTTCTAAGAGTTTAAGAAATAGTGCAGAGTCTGAATGAAAATATCAATAGTAATTATATTAGTGACGTACAGTAGTGTTTGGCGATGGCGTAAGGCACATAAACATAGCCATCGCTGTACTTGGGCCAGAGGCAGTCAGTGGAGGTGCAGGGATCTGCATTTTTCTCATTCACAGCAATGTCATCCAACAGCTCGGGCTCATCAGCTTCAGGAACTAACATGgaaataaaaacagtttttaaaacTGTCACTTAATACATCCTCGAATTACATGTTTATTTGGGACTTCTTAGTAAAATGAATATAGCAACATGGTAATTTcatgatattgttttgttttttttaaatactgaataatcacatatatcatgtatttgataacataaaacataatcaTGTTTACTGTATGCTATTTTGGGGTTTTTGTGTAACTGAGATGTATTGATGTATATTGGTGAGCATGTGGTGTGTACGTACTGATGCCTTTATTGGCTCTATGCAACAGTTCAGAAACAGACAGCTCAGCAGAAGTGTCCTCAAGaactaaaaaaacacatcaaCTTATTCACTAATGAACCATTAATTAATTGTGTAAAATAACTTTGAAATGTTATCATGTATACTCTGAGGTGCAGGAGTATTTGGCTTACCAGGCTGCATGTGAAGTACGTCAGAAcaccacacacaacacagacatggaaaagaaatgttaaaacaaaatgtaaaaaaaaaagaaaaggttaaatcaaacattttatattctttattattacattaattttaCATTGATTTATAATCAGAGACGTAAACAAATGCATAATGTATTAAGCAATGTTTttacatatataatacatttattgtaaCCTACTGAgcatttgtgtatgtatgtgtcttACCATTTCCTCAGCTCTAACAGAGCAGACCAGCAGCAGGGCCAGAAGCCCAAAAGTCATCTTAGTTACAAACATGACTGCCAAAAACCTGCAGAATGAATCAGCGCACAGCATTTTGATTTGGGGCTGTTTAGTTAACAACACCGAGTTCCAGTTCAGCACTTTTACCAATATATCAACATATAATGTCTGATAACACAATATTCCTTTTCTTATTATGACTAGATACATGAAAtgaaatcttgtaaaaatatgTTCTagaatgtaaattaaaaaatagaATGTAACAATCTGAAAGAAAGGCCTAAAATGTGTGTTACTGATACTAAAGGCTTATAAGGACTCCATGTTAAAACTGTGTGTGTCCTTCCCCATCTCAACTGAAATATAAAATCATGTcataatttgataaaataattacTTTGAATAGATTTGTCATGGGGGGAACATACACAGTCTCTTACCTGTGCTTTCTAAAGCAAGTGAAACTCTAGGGCCTTGACAGGGTTTTATACTGTACCCTGATGTGCACCTGTATCAGCACAGTCTTTTCAAATATGGCCAATAGTACATGctgacataaacaaaaaaaaatatctttgaaaaATACACAATGCAAGTCTTTATCATGTTTAGATTTGTATAACCTTGTTTCAAAGAGAGCAGGTGTAAAATTCCCTCACTCTGTGCGTTGCTTATaggaaaatgtatatgaaatgaTGAACTACTTCCTCATTAAATTCATTGGTTTTTAACCAGAAAAGGATGGACACTTTTATTTACTTCTCCATTAGATCAGCACATCAGCTGATAAACCTTGTCGTATTAACattataaaagtgtgtgtgtgtgtgtgtgtgtgtgtgtgtgtgtgtgtgtgtgtgtgtgtgtgtgtgtgtgtgtgtgtgtgtgtgtatgtgtgagcgtgtatttatcactttgtggggaccaaatgtccccataaggatagtaaaacccgaaatttttgaccttgtggggacattttgtcggtccccatgaggaaaacatcttataaatcatactaaattatgttttttgaaaatgtaaaaatgcagaaagttttctgtgagggttaggtttaggggtagggttagggttagtggatagaatataaagtttgtacagtataaaaaccattatgtctatggaaagtccccataaaacatggaaacacaacatgtgtctgtgtgtgtgtgtgtgtgtgtgtgtgtgtgtgtgtgtgtgtgtgtgtgtgtgtgtgtgtgtgtgtgtgtgtgtgtgtgtgtgtgtgtgtgtgttttaaagccCTTAGTTACGTTCTTCTTCCTGGGCCAGCTTTCTACTTAATAAAGTCAGTAACTTCTGTCCTATTCCGCTTGAAAGTCATTGCAGTTATATTTCCTGCTGTCCAAGGAATGTTTATAATGTGAATAAAATGATGTCTCTCTTTGTACAACTTTCTGCACAACACTGCAAAGAGTCTACTCAGATAGACCTTGTTTAAGAAAAGTCATGTTGCTGCAATTACAAACATGTTTTATGTGCTTTAAGTGACGTCCAATTCTTCCTCATTCAgctgtaaaaaaaatgtgtttgtttgtttgtcttttatatatatttaatttaatataaaaataatgaccCATACATTTATGGTATTTACTTCTGGTCACctaaatagtgttctatggacttATTTTGCCTTTCTTGTCTGCTCAACTGTTTCTTCTAAATCAGTCAAGTATATACTTTGCTCTGTCACAATTGCTGCAAATGAAGTTGAGGTCTCTGACACCTGCATATTTAATTTCAGCTCATATCCATGTTTGACGtcccacacacacattaataaaaatgtgctttaatTTAAAGTTAACATAAAGATTCAGCATGTACATCAatggtaaatgtaatatttaggcTTATCTTGATTTTGACCATGGGACTGTACTTAAGCAGGATCAATGTTGAAAAATTAAACCTTAGTGAGATACGTTTAGCCCATGTGAGAACTTCTCCAACTCTATatagaaagcatttttttttaaaaaataggcacatttatgcatatttaacataaaatgtattaatttcaaacATCGTGAATGATGCATTCCTGTGCAGACACACGTTTTGATAAATCAACTGACAGAGGGTTTGATATTCTCTTTGATTGAATCTTTATTGGTGTGTTATTTTGCATATTACATAACTGACAGAGTTATGTAGGTTAAGGACAGTAAACACCATCGATGACACTTTGGATCTTCAATTAACTTCTTTTTTTCTCAACTGCATGTCTGGATGGTGAATGCAATTCTTCTTCTCCTTTAAGGATGAGAAAATCATGAAGGTTCAGTTTAATGTAACTTGAAATGTAAAACACAAAGTAATCAAGAAGATGTGTAATTATAAAAGGTGTGAAAGACACAACTGTATAAAGGAATACACACAGTAAATCCTTGGTTATCATGATTAAAACAATGAAAAGTGTACATAAGGTGTTGCTGCACTTTTGTGTATTATTTCTTCACAGATTTGCTGAATGGACAATGTAGCTATTATGTGAGCATTATTTACCATTTGTCTTCTCTGCCTCCCTCAATTTAATGAGCTGAAACTATCCCAGCTCaggtatgttttattttaactaTTGTAGAAAACAGATAAAAAGATTTGGGACAAAGACATAGTTCATCTCTGAAGGGATGAAAGCTGTTCAGATAACTGTATCTCAGAAATTACTTCCATGTTCTATAACACTGAAAACTGTGgagctttttgtttcttttgctgtAATAGAATCAACGTTTGATgtcaccattaaagggatagttcacacaaaattaaaaatgctgtcatcatttactcacactcatgtagtttagaacccatatgactttcttctgtggaacacattttGAAGCGTGTTGAAACTGCTGTTtctcataaaatgaaagtgaatggtgactgaggttgtcagtcaCTTACACTCTGCCTAATGTCTTTCGTGTTTCATGGAATTAAGAAAGTCAAACCATTTTGGAATTACATGACGATgagtaaaaatgacaaaatttaGATTACATGGTGACATGCTGGGTCCCCAACCCAGAGATACAAAACTTGTGAAGAAAAAAGCATCAAAAACCAAATTCTGCAATGTGCATGAAAGGTCAATGTGCAAGGTGTGTGTTGTGTCACTCACAGCACTGGTAAAGCCTGTTGAGTCTGATGATGTCATTCTGGCTCATCTCAGTAGCCATGCCTAGCGCAGCACTGTTGTCAGGAATGGGAATCATAGTGGGATAGCCATTCTTGGAGAAAGCATATCTGACAGATCAAAGGACATTAGACTACAGTCTGGTACACCTTAAACACAAAAAAAGCCAGTGTGAGCTCACTCACCTCTCATACTGCATCACAGAGTTGTAGTCATAGGGAGTTCCCTGGTTAAGGGTGTTGATTTTGTTGAAGTTGTACTTCATGTCTGATGAGCATACAAAATATTTACTGGTCGTCCAACTGAGAAATCTACCAGGTTTTGAGAGCTTATTTTGTGTACCAAAGaattgaacaaaacaaataatagaaTCTGATTTTGCAACACTACTATATAGAAATGtattctgtaacactttacattcaCGTTTTCTTTGTAAAGGGTTTATATAGGGGTTTAAAATTAGtattaagtaatttacaaatgcattataaatcttatttgttataaatgcttaataaatacatttattcatacttatattaatcaaaaaacataaaatgccctaattcatgatttatgtcacaaatatttgtattttagtaaTATTAAAAAGATGGATTATGTAATACTTTCTATAGTctactgtaatgtcttgaatcacttgtgttgtcacttacCTTGTCATGCTGATGTTAAAACAATGGTGCTACTCTGAGTGGTGTCCCAATTTACCAAGTCCTAGTTATCTTAAGTCCTCAGCAAAAACACACTTTAGGTCTTAAAAACTCATTcatatcatacagtatatcatattatAAAGCCTCATTACCTTATACCCATAGAGTATTTTACGTATATAGGCTAATAGTTTtggcaaatattttaaacaaactcCATATCCAATTTACatgaaggtacattttcataggattttaatgttgaataagtgttataaagcatttataacatgtgaggtaaaatggctcactatttggcaggtattgcttGAAAGTTGCCTTTttaatgcatgttgttataactgcatatcaatgatttgtaATGCATTTATAAACGACTTATTCGTTTttgtaataaatgtataaatccttaacaaatggaacattaatgtaaagtgtatcCATGTATTATTTTTTAACGAAAACAAGTCTGTTATTGAACATGTACCTTCTTGGATGTTCTCCCAGATGACTTGGATGTGGTTGTCACGGTCACTGCGGGTTTGTTCATGGTTGAAGCCAAGAGCGTGGATCAGCTCATGCTGCACAGTGCTGTGGTAAGTGCAACCACCACGTTGCAGAGATACAGTCTGAGCATTACCCTGGCGACCAACGTATGAGTAACACCTGTAacacaaatattaaaatgaacatttcttACTCATTATCTCAGATCACTCAGAATCTTGATCTACTTTTGATCGTATCATACATTTAACTCAAATTCTCATTCTGATTGGAATTCCTCTCAGGATTGGATTCTAATTCTGATCTTGAGGACTGTGACTTTGACTTGCTCACAGTCCCATGATACTAATGTAAACCTCCATTCTGACATGCACAATCTTGTCTTGATTCTAATAGGTTTTGGCTATTTTACGTACCCACTGCGGGACTCAATGCTGATGTAGTCTCTCTCATTGTTGCGAGGGAAGAAGCGGATGCAGGTGCTGTAAGAGAAAGAGTCCAGACCACGGCGGATGACATCCAACTCATAGGAGGCTGAGAGGGCAAAGGACAGAAGTTGAAATGCATGTCTTTCACACTCACATGACTTTGCATTGACTGCATGCAATAAACAAATCTTAGCAGCATAGACACTGTTCTTTCATGACTTCAGCAAGAGTGCAGAATGTGGCCTGCTTTTGTTTTCTTAGGATATTGAGTGAGAACATAATAAATACTATAAGTGACTTACAGTAGTGGTTGGCGATGACGTAAGGCACATAAACATAGCCATCGCTGTACTTGGGCCAGAGGCAGCCATAGGAGGTGCAGGGATCTGCATTTTTCTCATTCACAGCAATGTCATCCAACAGCTTGGGCTCATCAGGTTTAGGAACTAAAATATCACAATTAACTGTCACTATCTAAATACATCCACATtacatgtacatacattttttttggtttgtgtgtTACTATTTATGTATATTGGTGAGCATGTGGTGTGTACTTACTGATGCCTTTATTGGCTCTATGCAACAGTTCAGAAACAGACAGCTCAGCAGAAGTGTCCTTCTCAACtattgagaaaaatattttataaaaaaaaaaaacacacgtcAATACATTCATTAATGAACCATTACTTCATCAATCAATGAATCATGTGTAAACCATaaatctctgaaaaaaaaaatatctcaaagCCCTGTACATTATCATGTATACTCTGAGGTGCAGGAGTATTTGACTTACCAGGCTGCATGTGAGGTACGCCAGAAcaccacacacaacacagacatggaaacaattattaaaatatttacttgAATCAAACTcttcattttaacattaattaGTAATAGAGAAGTGAAATTAATGGTTTTGCATATATCAATTGCAAacttatggtgtgtgtgtgtgtgtgtgtgtgtgtgtgtgtgtgtgtgtgtgtgtgtgtgtgtgtgtgtgtgt
The sequence above is a segment of the Xyrauchen texanus isolate HMW12.3.18 chromosome 2, RBS_HiC_50CHRs, whole genome shotgun sequence genome. Coding sequences within it:
- the LOC127654321 gene encoding low choriolytic enzyme-like isoform X4, encoding MNVLTCVFFFYKIFFSIVEKDTSAELSVSELLHRANKGIIPKPDEPKLLDDIAVNEKNADPCTSYGCLWPKYSDGYVYVPYVIANHYSSYELDVIRRGLDSFSYSTCIRFFPRNNERDYISIESRSGCYSYVGRQGNAQTVSLQRGGCTYHSTVQHELIHALGFNHEQTRSDRDNHIQVIWENIQEDMKYNFNKINTLNQGTPYDYNSVMQYERYAFSKNGYPTMIPIPDNSAALGMATEMSQNDIIRLNRLYQC
- the LOC127654321 gene encoding low choriolytic enzyme-like isoform X3, which gives rise to MNVLTCVFFFYKIFFSIVEKDTSAELSVSELLHRANKGIIPKPDEPKLLDDIAVNEKNADPCTSYGCLWPKYSDGYVYVPYVIANHYSSYELDVIRRGLDSFSYSTCIRFFPRNNERDYISIESRSGCYSYVGRQGNAQTVSLQRGGCTYHSTVQHELIHALGFNHEQTRSDRDNHIQVIWENIQEDMKYNFNKINTLNQGTPYDYNSVMQYERYAFSKNGYPTMIPIPDNSAALGMATEMSQNDIIRLNRLYQCCE